In the genome of Streptomyces sp. Tu 3180, the window CGCGCCGCCCACGGCCTTGCTCACGACGAAACCCGCACGCGTCGGGGGAGCGCTCTCCCCAGGCGCATGCGGGTCCGTGGCACCGCTACGAAGGTGGACGACGAGGTGCGGACCTCCGGCCCGGCGCCCTCGTCGTACCGCGGTCGCGAAGTCCTCGCGCCGCCTCAGCCGGTTCTCGGTGGGCAGCACGACGGCATGACCTGACCGGGATCAGGCGGACAGACGGGCGCGACCCTTGCTACGGCGGGACGCGAGAATCGCGCGGCCGGCACGGGTGCGCATACGCAGCCGGAAGCCGTGGGTCTTCGCGCGACGACGGTTGTTCGGCTGGAAGGTGCGCTTGCTCACTCGGGGGCTCCAGAAGAAATCGGTGTTTGCGGGGTGCCGTCCTGGCTGTCACCGTGCGCCCACGAGTAGCTCGCGTTACGCCCCAGTGCACCGCTGACCGATCACCTTGCGCGATCTGTGCCCATCGGAGGCAGGCGGCAGCAGCCATCGACAACTCGACCTGGTTACGGTACGCGCGGCTGCGCCGTTCGGTCAAACCAGCGGCCACCG includes:
- the rnpA gene encoding ribonuclease P protein component translates to MLPTENRLRRREDFATAVRRGRRAGGPHLVVHLRSGATDPHAPGESAPPTRAGFVVSKAVGGAVVRNKVKRRLRHLMRERVDRLPPGSLVVVRALPPAGNADHAQLARDLDAALQRLLGGGAR
- the rpmH gene encoding 50S ribosomal protein L34; this translates as MSKRTFQPNNRRRAKTHGFRLRMRTRAGRAILASRRSKGRARLSA